DNA from Fusarium musae strain F31 chromosome 7, whole genome shotgun sequence:
TGCGGCCTTTCATGGCTGTTCCGCGGTTATCGACGGTGTAGACGATGTATTGAAGTTCAGGATCAGACGAGATGTAAGATTTCCATCCTAGAGATTGGAAAGACTTTGCGACGCGCTGGGAGTTGGGACCGCCGTAGGGAGTGAAGAGAACGGGGTACTTCTTGGCGGGGTCGAAGTTGACGGGGAGTTGCTGCATGACGTTTAGGGAGTAGCCATCAGGGTGCTTGAGCTCAAAGTATGTGATGTTGGGCATGCTGTACTGATTGATTTTCTCGTAAAAGGCCTTGTTATCTACCAGGGTGCGGACAGGCTTGCTGGTGGAGTTAGTGGTGTATAGTTCCTGATACGGAACGTCGGGGCCCTGGTAGTGAAGAATGTAATATCCACCACTGGAAGAGAACGACGCAGACCAGTAACCGGGAGTCTTGTCATCAACGAGAGGAGTAATCTTCTTAGTCTCCCACGAGACCTTGTAGACATGTCGCTCAGTAGAGTGTCGCTTCGAAGCTTGGAAGTAAACAAGCTTCTTAGCAgtgtcgatgttgagaatCGTCGAGACCTCCCACTTTCCAGAGGTAAGCTGAATAGCTTTGCCACCGTTGACGGGGTACAAGTAGATATGGTTCCAACCATCTTCGTCGGAAACATCAACGTAGTaagcatccttcttcttggaacTCAAAGGACCAACGAAGGAGATGGAAAGGGTATGTTCAAGCCATCCGTCGCTGCCGTCTCGCTCACGAACGACCTTTGACTTGAGTGTCTCGGGGTTGACGACGACGTGAgcatcttggtcttgaacaCGGTTAAAAGCGCGGTAAATGAGAGAGCTGTGATCCTTGGTGACCCAAGCGACTTCTCCGATGATGAGCTCCTCAGGCTCAAACGCATCAACAGGAACAGCCTTGTACTCGCTGCTCGAAATATCGAGAATGTTGAGCTCGACAGTAGGATTCTTGGATCCAACCTTGGGATACCGAAGGTCCAGTTCGCGAGGATATGTCGGCGCAAGCTTCTGGTTATCCATGTAGTAAGGAATAGTGAAAGTACCAACACCAGTCTCGTTAAAGCTCAGGAACGCAAGGAACTTTGCATCAGGCGACCACCAAAGTGCCGAGCGACCACCGTAAATCTCCTCCTCGTAAACCCAATCAGGCACACCGTGAAACATATCCGGACCCCCATCACTTGTAATCTGCTCAACATCGCCGTCTGCACCACGAATGAAGAGATTATTACCCCGCACAAACGCAACGGCTTCTCCACTCGGCGCAAACTGCGCATACTGGATATCGCCAACCTGGTCTTTCACGAGCGGTTCGCTCTCTCCAGACTCAACATCGAGGATGAAATAATCTGCGAAATACGAGTAACGGTATTGCTTGGTGTAGTTTGACGCGATGAGGACACGCTTGGCGTCGCTGCTGATCCAGTACTCGTGCAAATCCTTGGGGAGTTTATCAGCTGTGACGAACTTTGTTGTTTCTTCACTGACGATGTCTTCGAGAACGAGATCGCCAGAGTCGCTGAGAACGATATAGTTTCCATCTTGGCCAGCGGAGGACCACTCTACGCTCATGGTAGTAGGTCTCAATTTAGCGCTTGGACTCGTCTCATTGAAAGTAAGTAGGCGATCACCCTCACCAACAGGTTGATGCGGCTGTCGAGGAGGATCAATCGCTAACCCCAACGGGGCGAGCGCCAAAAGAGCGGCCAGCAATTTCGCGACCATGATTAACTGAGGGTGCAGAAGAGAACCTTGAGGAGCaaagaaaaaaaacaagAACACGGCGTGGCGTTACACGGCGTTCTTATGGATAAACTTCCGGGACGAGATTAAGCTTATACTGGGGATCGACAGGGCTAGTGAGATAGGCGCCTTCCCGCAGCGGTTTAGATGTGGAATTTACAGGGGTGTTAGACCTGCCGCTTTGGACCATTTTTACAAAGTTCCCCGTGTTATGTTGCGTTGGCCAAGACTTGGTTTCTTGGGAGGGCGACAAAAGTTCGTGAGAAGATAAGGAAGGAAGGTTATTGTTGATAAGGTGATGGGATCGTCCTTGAATCAAATTTGGGATCGAGTTGGAGTGAGCCAATTACAGGGGCGAGTTTAGGGTCATAATTTTGATTCTTCGTGATGTTTTACCCCTCACTTGTATCATCGTTTTGGATCACTAACCTATAGACCTTACAGCAAAAACGCGATGTCCATAAACAGCACTGATGATGATCATACTCAACACCTTACTTAAGCAAGCTATGATTAGATCACACGATTAGACAAAATAACTAGTAACTGGCATATTCAAAGTGAAGTCCAATGCTACTGTAATTTAATTATCTAGAGCAGCTATTGCCCATGGATGTATCAAGTCCAAGCGCCgcttcttgacttccttTATACAATATCCTACTCTATCCTGACCTATCCATTTCGAGCCGGCACTGATGTTTTGTAATAGGACAACCCATCTTTTTTCGGTCACTCGAATATCGCGTTCTGATGAGCTCTCTTTTATGCAATTTGCAATATCCAGATGATACTCTGCTGCAGGTGAAAAAAACTCTCCGGCGCTACCCGGAGGATTTGCATCACCTTTGATGAGAAGTATCTCGAATTGTTCTTCGACGCCTTGTGGGGGTTGGACGTGTAGAGGACAACCTAAACCACGTAAAAGTTGGCCAAATAAGTGGTAAGAAGCAACGAAATTGACAATAGCCAGGGCATATGAATCAGATCTAACGTTATCATCTCCGACGCATGTTCCAGCAAAGCCGAATATAGCCATTAACTCAAATTCCAATATCAATGGGCTCTGCCAATCCGTTGGAGATAGAGTTTGGCTAAAGCGGCGTAGTAGATCTGCGATTTTATGTCTATGCTGAAGCCATTCACATTGTATATAATCAAAGGAATGCATGACGAACCATGAATGTAGCAGGCGCGCTGCATTCCTCGCGTCATGTTGAACTTGTAAGGGATAATCTTGCCGCCCTTTGTCAGCCGCGCTTTGTAGGCGGGTTAGGAGGTAGTCAATAAAATCCAGGCACCACTCTACTACTGACTCGAGGAAAACTTCCAACGCGCAGAGCAGAACAGGAACAGCGTCTGCCAGACGACCAATAGACAATCGGTCTACCAGTTCGATAAAGATAACGTCCGGGCTGGCTGCCCTGACTACACATTCAAGAAACTCCAACTCTCCCAGGAGGGGAGGAGCTTTGAACAATATTGGATAACGCCAATATGAGTGATTGTGAAATAAGCCACGTTGCTGCCAGTCCCTCATTTCCTCAATAATGCTATTTCGGCGAGATATATTGCGCTTGAACACCCTTACGGTAATACGTATGGCTGGGTCTAGCTGGTGGTAGTCATCGTTGGATTTCAAATATGTCCGTCCGTCCTTTACCTCCAAATTGCATCGTTTTGACGGGTAGCAAAGAAATCGGGATTTTACCAGATGGCCAACAAGCAACCTTTCTGCTTTGTCAATTGATGACCAATGACAAAGTGCAAGACACTGACGTCCAAAGTGTGTGTCGGTAATGAAGTCGAATGCACATCTGTGTATGAATTCGACCCTTGTCATGGCATAGTCATAAAGGGCTCCGTTTCTAGCCCATGAGCGACAGTTATCATCCAGTGTAGTTACTTCAAGGAGACCTCGGCAAACCAAACGCAATCGATCTCGTACCCTCCCACATCTAACTTGAAGTTCTTCTGCATGAATTTCTCGGCCTTCTCTTAATATTGACGTGAAGGACTTATCCTCTTGGGCTATAGTCATAACGAGCAATGAGCGCATCGAGTGGAGAGGTAGTTCTTCGAAACGTCTCCAACTGTGCCCGATTTTGTCCATTCTGGGTGCTACAAGCGCTAGATGGAAGAAGCGAGAAGCCTCGGTTCTGCAAGTTGACAACTTGGCATCATCTCCGGGGCGATTCCACATATCGACCAAGAGGTCGTGTAAATCTGATGGTGTCTGTGCGAGTCGCTCCTCAAATTCATTTGCACCACCTGAACGTATTGCCTGATTGAGGCTCTTGACGGCTAATACCACCCAGAGAAATACACCGTTTGCTTTCTGGACAACTGTTCTTAGAAGTCGGCATCGATCAGCAGAGCTTAGACCAGATGTTTCGAGCCTGTTCTTCGCAAAATGATAGATATCGTTCTTGTTAAGCTGATGAGTTTTGATGCAGGGCTGGTCTGCGAAGAAGCGACAGAAAGGATCCTCTTCCCTACTAGATGCGCATAGCTTGATATTGCAGAGACTGAGCAAGTCGTAAATAACTTGGGTATTCTGATGGTCACCCCACGGTAAGTCCTCGAATTCCTTTGCCTCGTCTAGTCCGTCGAGGAAAATGCAAAAGGTGTTGCCTGAATGACTGATTGCCCAGCAGAGAGCCTTCCTTAGCTCATTCACATCCCAATCTCCACCATGCCGCTTGTCTAGAACATTCGGCTGTTCTATCCACAGCCGCTGGGCAAGATCACGATTCTTGTGAAGAActtgatggagaagagaacgTGTCATGCCTTCGATATCCTTCTGCAGCGGCTGCCCTGGCTTCCAGAAATAGTGGGTGAGAATTTGTGTGCTGCTATCATTGGCTTGCAGATGCTTTAAGGTAAGAGGGTGTGTTGCAAGGAATTTCATAAGGGAGCTTTTCCCGGAAGCCGGCTTGCCGCCGATCCAAAACTGTTGGGAATCTGACTCTAGCCAGGCAGGAAAGAAATCAAGATCCCATGATCTTGTCGTATCGTCCAgatcctcgtcgtcgtcatcatcatcgtcgtcgtccatgtcctcatcatcatcgtcgtcgtccatgtcctcatcatcatcgtcgtcgtccatgtcctcatcatcagtattctcttctctttgctgAACACTATCATCATCCGACTCATCGTAATTGGGTGAACGGCTTATACTGCAGTAACCGGGGCCCTTGAAGACCCAATCGAAAGTCCCAGGGTAGTTTTCGGAGATGTGATTCCTGCGGCTGTTCATCTCAGGGAATCGGAGGCTCTGGAGTAATTGGTTgtgctcttcttccaaggctTTACTCTGGTCGCGTTGGGCCATATCCTGAAATTCTCGGGACACTGAGTCACAGAAACCCGAAAGGACGCCATTCGTCGTAGTAAAACCTGTGTTGATAGCTGCGCGTGTTGTTTCATGTTCCTCGGTGATTCGCTTTCTTGTCTCGCGTGACTCGATTGAGAGTTCGGACATCCATGTGCGGCCATCCGCCAGCTGTTTAATGACCGACTGTAGGTTGGTGTCGAGTTGGTGAAACGACTGTTGGGAACTGATTTCTGCGGCTTGAGACTGGTTGCATATGCGATGCAGAACAACACCATGGAGAAGGCTCTCGTATCTTTTGAGGTTGACCTCAAGactctcaagctcctttcCTTGCCATAGAGATGCTAGACTCTTTTTGCCCACCTGTATCTTCCCGCGGAATCCACGTCTCGATGCATCATCGATATGAAGCTCGGAGAATTTGGATTGCAGCTGGGTCATGGATTCTTCAAGCTTTTTACCAATGTCGATTATCTGCTGTTGGTCTCGGGTCGACGGCAGAACGTGGGAAGCTGAGCTGTTCATATCATCGAAGCAAGCTTTCGCGCTTTCGAGATAAGCTTTCAGCCTGGGGTCAGGAGAGTGTTCATGTCGAACATGATTGTAAACTTGGAGAATGTCTCTGCCGAAGGTGACGATCTGCATCGCATTGCAGAGGAATCCTATGCCTGCGATCGCCGCCTCAGCTCCCGACATTTTTTGCGTGCTCTTGGGAATATCTGATGAATTTTATCGGATTTAGAGGAGATTTTGAAAAGTGAGAgaatgaaaaagaaaaatgaGAACGCTGAGTTGGCTGAGTGCGGGGTGACGTGTCAGGGCGAACCAGTTTGCGGCTGAGCGAGGCAGACACTTTGTAAAATATTGTATTGGAATTGTTTTTTTACGCGCCattgacaacatcaacatgtcGTATTCTCTCCAATCCGCATGAGGCTGACAATGCAGTTAAACACAACATTTTGTTTTGACATCAGATAAATATATGTACTTGATCTTGTAACTATATAACAGCAAGGGTAATTTTGGGGATGTTTGCCACGCCTAGATGCTCTTAAAGACAGAAAGACTTGACAAAGCCTTTCCAGGCCATGAGAACAAAGTGTTCGAAGGGCATGAAGAACCAAGAGCCTGATTGTTCATCCAAGCAGGTTCCCAGTAATACAGTCCAGCTCCACCCTTGACCTTGCTAACAATACTAGCAACCTTCTTAATAAACTGAGTCTGTCCATCAGCAGAGAAAGGAATGTTCTTCATGTCGCTGGGGAAAGGCTGAGCGGGAGAAGGGCAAGACGTAGGCCAGTCAAGCTCGCTGACAAAGATCTGCTTGCCCCATTTGTTGGCCATGTTTGTGAGTGAAGTCTCGAGCGCAGAAAACGTAGCGCCTGATCCATAGAAAGGATAGTACGATACACCCATGGCGTCGAAGGCACCGAGGGTAAGACCCTTTTGGTTGAGGACTTGGGTGTAGAAGTATTCTTGGGTACCCCAGTCCCAGCCCTTGTCGAGATGGATCATgatcttgggcttggggcTGATAGAAGAGTCCTTGATACCGTAGGCTGCAGAGTTAAGAAGACGGCCGATGTTGTAGTAGGATTTGGTCGAGCCAGTGGGGAAGAGAAGACCAGCAGTGATCTCATTCCCAATGGAGATAATCGTAGGAGGAACGCCAGCAGATTGAAAAGCGTTGGAGACTTGCTGGGTGTAGTTATACAGTCTCCAGGACAGGTTATCGATGTCGGTAGGCCATCCAGAGGGAATAGCCTGATGGCCAGGATCAGCCCAGGTGTCGCTGAAGTGGAGAGTCAGGTAGACGCTCAGGCCTGCAGCTTTAGCGCGCTTAGCAAGTTTGAGATTGTAGTCGAGGTTGTAGTCGCCGTTGGAGGGGTTCACCCAGACTCTTTGACGGACTGAGTTGACGCCATTTGCAGCGAGGATTTTTTCGAGAGGCTGAGCGGAACCACCGGCGGTGTATTGAATGCCCTTTTGTTCCTCGAGCAGAACAGAGGACCAGTCGACGCCCTTGTAGGTCAGGGCCAAAGCGACCGAGCAGTAGGACAGAAAAGCCAGGAACCGAAGGAGTACCATTTTGACGATCTGAGAGAACTCCGGATAGTCAACCTCAGCTCATGGGATAGCTCTCTCTTAAGTAACAGCTGACCGTCCCTTTGTTGTACCATAAATACGCGGAGCTGTGTAGGATCGATACAGGGATCTCCGTTATTCCTCCAATCACAGCTCGGACGAAGGATGTTTCACCAGTTATTCCGACATGGGTCTAGCGCTCCTTAATGAACGATGAAACCTCGTGAGAGAAAGCTCGGAAGAGAACTACCGTAATCGGGTGTCTAGAAGCGGAGCTAGAAGTGCCGGCTCCGAGAATTGACATGCTCTAAAGGGACTTATGCATGACTTTCATCCGCCCGAATGGGAATACATGGAGAAAGCGATCATATTGATCCAGTGgggaagatgagatgatgtcGATTTTTAACCGTCGTTGTTGATCATAACGCGATGCTCTTCTGTTAGGACTAGTAAATACACCATTTCTCTCATTTATTCCACAGTAATTCCAATAGATTTCAGCCATGCCGAGTCTCTCTCAACTTGAGAGTCTGGAAGTCCCGGGTTAGATACTATACACGCCcgaatttatataaaaacacCCAATAAACAAGATTTAAGCTCAGTCAACATCACGACGTACAAAAGCCCGACGCCGTTCCTCCATATCACGGATCATGTACCGTGAGAACTCAGCCCTACTATCCGAAGTAGCGATCAAGCTTTCCCGATGCCCAGGTCGTAGCTTGGCATCGTAACAAAAGTACAGTGTTGGCAAGATCTGCAACCATCGGTCGCGTATCCGATGAGAGCACCATGAAGGAACCGCTCCCCGAAGATCCCAAAACCGCCACCCATTTTCCTGCCGCCGATACGCATCTCTCCAGAAACAATCTTCGATATCACTGAGCCTATGAGGACTACCGCTGGCCAAGAGCTCCATCAGCTGGAGATCGTGAACCCCAGCGAGTTTTATCTTGAACTCGCTGTACAGTGCATCAGAGTTTTTCTTGACGTCGAAGAAGACCTTGATGATTTCCTTGGACTCCAGCATGCCCTTGAGAGTCGACATGCGCGAATTCGAATTGACCCGCCAGAAGGTCGTGGCGCTGAGCCAGTACACATCTATGAGATAGACACGGTGAGACACGGCGTTATAGATCTGCATAATGGAGATCCTGGTCTCATGTCCGATATAATTCCCTTCGAGGGTGATGAAGAGTCGAGGCTTTAACTTTGGAGTGTCGGTGAGATCGTCTAGGAGATTGTACAAGGTGTCACGATCATCGATCCAGATAATGCGTGGTTCCGATTCATAGGTGGGTATAACATCGGGTTCTGTTTGAGGATCCATGATCGATATTGTCCGCTGTGAGATGAAATGGAGAAATGAGATGGGAGTctgatgatggaagaaggTTCGGTGGGTTGGAAGTCCTTGATGCGTTTGCCAAGGGCCTGGGTGTCGCAGAAAGGGGTGTTCCAAGATGAAGGCGAAAGAATGtaatgaggaagagagcgcTTATGTCCAGAATGAATGGCAACTGATAGTTACTTGCGGGAGAGGAAGGGCTGGATTTTATAGCAGTTGAGATTAGAACTGTtttttgcagttgagacttttgGCTGAGAGTTTATTCcggtagagagaacctagataTCAGAATTGGTTGGGTTTCTTACACGATGCACATTTCATGAACGATACTATTGGTCATGGTGAGAAGTGACTTTGGACAGCAGGAGAATGACCTTCTTATTGCCCTTGATGCCTAAAGCTAGATTCATCGACTTTACCAGAGAGATTGTTCTATTCGAGAACATGTAAAATTTAAAGTCTTTTGACTTTCTGCGTGCAAGTCAACTGGCTCCTCCTGAAAAGTCAAAACAAAGATGAGCCAATCGTCGACAACTTGGGGTTTGCACAACAACGAGAACAGTCTCACGAATCTAAAAGCACCTTCGACAATGCACTGGCTGTGAGATACTATGGTGCGTGGTGCGAGTCACAAGACTTGTAAGATGAAGCATGAAAtcatcctaagcttaggtaaGGTTTACTTCAAACTTGCCTAAAGTCACAAGGATCATCATGAAGTACCCTAAGTAATGATAAAGTGTCCTAAGAATTTATAAACCTAATCATAATCTTGTCAAATTTATGTAAAGCTGCCATAATTTCCAACCCAAGAGCTCATTTCCAAGAACAACCACCTTCCGAATCACACACTTTTGGTGCTCTGGCTGGCGATCAAAAAGCATTCGCATGATCATGCGCCTGAGGCAACTCCCTAGGATAGCATATAAGGCATCCTAGTGTCGTGTGAAGGTagaaataaatttaatttccTTAGCATCGTTATTCGCATCCGTACTCTCGGCGATTGATCGGTGGATGGCCTCCTAGACCACCAGTTTCGTTTCGACATTCATCACATGGTCAATTCAGACCCGTCGAAGAAGGGTCGGCGACAGGGATTGCGCCGTGACTGCAGTTTCCCAGCCTTTCTAGATGATCTCGTACATTCTGACCTCCAGAGATGGCCTATTGGCAAACTAATAGTCGAACATTCTGTCGAGTTCGGTTACtgccaagatgaagctcttgGGAGCTGTCTTGATCAATGCGCAGTGATTATGCATTGTCGGCTTGCTAGTTACTTCACAGTAACTAAGATCGTTTGCGTCCACATTCTCCTGTCGGGAAAAGGTCGCTGATTCTCATTGCGCGGTCGATACAGACGCCTCAGAGAAGGTTCGGTGAAAGggatttgcagttgagacttgtggctgtgagcttattccggaagagagaacctagtgaAAGGGATTGCGCATTCGCCGCCGTTTCCCAGTTCTTCCATAGGTTTTCAGACATCCTGGTCTCCATGGATGTCCTCCAGACATACCAATAGTCGAACCTGCGTTCAAGTTCGCTCACCATGAATGTTCCGCTCCGGGGAGCTGTCTTGATCAATGCGCAGTGGTTGTATCTCCATTCCGGTATACTGGAGACCTCACAGTAAGTGAGGTCATTTGTATCAATATTCTCCCGTCGGAGATATCTCTCTGATTCTGGGGTCAGGAGCTTGACCGACGCGCGGTACTCCCTATGGACTATCTTATACTTACTATCCAGAGGTGGGTGAACACCTCGAACCTTAGTGGTATCGCGTAAGTCGGCGACCCTTCTCCAATGCATGCTTGTACAGTTGGCGAGAGCATGGCTACCACATGTCCCATCTCTTCCGCGCTCTGTATCTGGTTGTTGATAAGCAATCGTTGCCAGGTACTACAGGCGCATACTATGAATCGCCAGGGTTGAGAGGCTATGACAGGATTCACAAATTGGATCATCTAGTGGAGAAGCAGTTAAAGAAGTGTACAATTCTTCTCGTCAAAACAGGGAATGATGCACATCTGTCTTCACTCATGAGTTTTCCCTTATTCGAGGCAGGGCTAGCCCTCAATGT
Protein-coding regions in this window:
- a CDS encoding hypothetical protein (EggNog:ENOG41~MEROPS:MER0004504), producing MVAKLLAALLALAPLGLAIDPPRQPHQPVGEGDRLLTFNETSPSAKLRPTTMSVEWSSAGQDGNYIVLSDSGDLVLEDIVSEETTKFVTADKLPKDLHEYWISSDAKRVLIASNYTKQYRYSYFADYFILDVESGESEPLVKDQVGDIQYAQFAPSGEAVAFVRGNNLFIRGADGDVEQITSDGGPDMFHGVPDWVYEEEIYGGRSALWWSPDAKFLAFLSFNETGVGTFTIPYYMDNQKLAPTYPRELDLRYPKVGSKNPTVELNILDISSSEYKAVPVDAFEPEELIIGEVAWVTKDHSSLIYRAFNRVQDQDAHVVVNPETLKSKVVRERDGSDGWLEHTLSISFVGPLSSKKKDAYYVDVSDEDGWNHIYLYPVNGGKAIQLTSGKWEVSTILNIDTAKKLVYFQASKRHSTERHVYKVSWETKKITPLVDDKTPGYWSASFSSSGGYYILHYQGPDVPYQELYTTNSTSKPVRTLVDNKAFYEKINQYSMPNITYFELKHPDGYSLNVMQQLPVNFDPAKKYPVLFTPYGGPNSQRVAKSFQSLGWKSYISSDPELQYIVYTVDNRGTAMKGRKYRSLVTSQLGKLEPLDQIWAAEELIKRYSFINADKIGMWGWSYGGYLTAKTVEADSGVFSFGLITAPVSDWRFYDSMYTERYMKTLDENKDGYLETAVHKVDGFKNIAGSFSILHGTGDDNVHYQHAAAMIDLLVGAGVSPEKMKMFAFTDSDHSIVYNGASPWIYKYLTARLYDEVKRQPKVKALTHQWNKRRVEIVA
- a CDS encoding hypothetical protein (EggNog:ENOG41); the protein is MSGAEAAIAGIGFLCNAMQIVTFGRDILQVYNHVRHEHSPDPRLKAYLESAKACFDDMNSSASHVLPSTRDQQQIIDIGKKLEESMTQLQSKFSELHIDDASRRGFRGKIQVGKKSLASLWQGKELESLEVNLKRYESLLHGVVLHRICNQSQAAEISSQQSFHQLDTNLQSVIKQLADGRTWMSELSIESRETRKRITEEHETTRAAINTGFTTTNGVLSGFCDSVSREFQDMAQRDQSKALEEEHNQLLQSLRFPEMNSRRNHISENYPGTFDWVFKGPGYCSISRSPNYDESDDDSVQQREENTDDEDMDDDDDDEDMDDDDDDEDMDDDDDDDDDEDLDDTTRSWDLDFFPAWLESDSQQFWIGGKPASGKSSLMKFLATHPLTLKHLQANDSSTQILTHYFWKPGQPLQKDIEGMTRSLLHQVLHKNRDLAQRLWIEQPNVLDKRHGGDWDVNELRKALCWAISHSGNTFCIFLDGLDEAKEFEDLPWGDHQNTQVIYDLLSLCNIKLCASSREEDPFCRFFADQPCIKTHQLNKNDIYHFAKNRLETSGLSSADRCRLLRTVVQKANGVFLWVVLAVKSLNQAIRSGGANEFEERLAQTPSDLHDLLVDMWNRPGDDAKLSTCRTEASRFFHLALVAPRMDKIGHSWRRFEELPLHSMRSLLLDVGGYEIDCVWFAEVSLK
- a CDS encoding hypothetical protein (EggNog:ENOG41~CAZy:GH53) translates to MVLLRFLAFLSYCSVALALTYKGVDWSSVLLEEQKGIQYTAGGSAQPLEKILAANGVNSVRQRVWVNPSNGDYNLDYNLKLAKRAKAAGLSVYLTLHFSDTWADPGHQAIPSGWPTDIDNLSWRLYNYTQQVSNAFQSAGVPPTIISIGNEITAGLLFPTGSTKSYYNIGRLLNSAAYGIKDSSISPKPKIMIHLDKGWDWGTQEYFYTQVLNQKGLTLGAFDAMGVSYYPFYGSGATFSALETSLTNMANKWGKQIFVSELDWPTSCPSPAQPFPSDMKNIPFSADGQTQFIKKVASIVSKVKGGAGLYYWEPAWMNNQALGSSCPSNTLFSWPGKALSSLSVFKSI